The following proteins are encoded in a genomic region of Gossypium hirsutum isolate 1008001.06 chromosome D05, Gossypium_hirsutum_v2.1, whole genome shotgun sequence:
- the LOC107906899 gene encoding F-box protein SKIP1 yields MECKEGTGETDAESVLISDWAELTHECLLNILSRLTFEHRWSGPMLVCKPWFNACKDPSLNSVFDLETRFDSSSESTRWWTPEFERRIDSMLRSVITWSNCNLTQILTRHCSDLSLNFAAQRCPNLQVLSIKSCPRVTDASMAQIAYHCRNLKQLDISYCYEISHESLSLIGRNCPNLKILKRNLMNWLDPSQHVGIVPDEYLNACPQDGDTEAAVFAKFMPQLEHLEIRFSKLSAKGLGSICEGCSQLEHLDLSGCANLTSRDILNATSNLKDLKEVKKPNFYIPRSVFHTERYGHWRLYDERFQTDVFRI; encoded by the exons ATGGAGTGCAAAGAAGGAACCGGGGAAACTGATGCCGAGTCTGTACTCATCTCCGATTGGGCCGAGTTAACCCACGAATGCCTCCTCAACATCCTTTCCAGACTCACTTTCGAGCACCGATGGTCCGGTCCTATGCTTGTCTGCAAACCATGGTTCAACGCCTGCAAGGATCCCTCTCTCAACTCCGTCTTCGATCTCGAAACTCGCTTCGATTCCTCCTCCGAGTCAACCCGCTGGTGGACCCCCGAATTCGAAAGACGAATCGACTCCATGCTCCGATCGGTCATCACCTGGAGCAACTGTAACCTAACCCAGATCCTTACCCGTCACTGCTCCGATCTCTCTCTCAATTTCGCCGCTCAAAG GTGTCCAAATCTCCAAGTTCTTTCCATAAAAAGCTGTCCTCGCGTGACCGATGCGTCGATGGCTCAAATAGCGTATCATTGTCGGAACCTTAAACAGCTCGACATCAGTTACTGCTACGAAATCTCACACGAATCTTTATCGTTAATTGGTCGGAATTGTCCCAATTTGAAGATCCTAAAACGGAATTTGATGAATTGGTTGGACCCATCGCAACACGTGGGAATTGTTCCAGATGAGTATCTAAATGCTTGTCCACAAGACGGAGATACAGAGGCTGCTGTTTTTGCGAAATTTATGCCTCAATTGGAACATCTTGAAATCAGATTCTCGAAATTGTCAGCTAAAGGATTAGGTTCCATTTGTGAAGGCTGTTCGCAACTGGAGCATCTTGATCTGTCTGGATGTGCTAACTTAACCAGTCGGGACATTCTGAACGCGACATCAAATCTGAAGGATTTGAAGGAAGTGAAGAAGCCAAATTTCTATATACCCAGGTCAGTTTTTCACACTGAGAGATACGGGCATTGGAGGTTGTATGATGAGAGGTTTCAAACTGATGTTTTTCGAATCTAG
- the LOC107906898 gene encoding shikimate O-hydroxycinnamoyltransferase produces MDVTVKGSTMIRPAQDTPKERQWISNLDMVMATYHVPLLFFYKPNGSSDFFKPQVLKEALSKTLVPFYPMAGRLGLDENGRLEILCNAEGVLWIEAETTSAMDDLEGFTPSSELRKLVPTVDYSGDISSYPLVMAQVTTFKCGGVCLGIATHHTLTDGTTALHFINSWSELARGLPQISMPPLIDRTLLRARVPPIPRFHHLEYDPPPSLNTCMSLGLDNHKPSTVSVFKITQNQLNTLKAKSSEHGNKTNYSTYTILAAYIWRCATKARGLSYDQPTKLYMPTNGRPRLHPPLPSRYVGNAMFTASLIALSENLQSEPFVNTLERVHGTLRRMDNEYLRSALDYLEILPDITAARRAPDTFQCPNLNIINWIRLSIHDADFGWGRPIYMGPANIVHEGKIYLLPSPTDDGSLSVVACLQTAHMKLFEKHLYEGLMSFDTIKARY; encoded by the exons ATGGATGTTACTGTAAAGGGATCCACCATGATACGCCCTGCTCAAGATACTCCTAAAGAAAGGCAATGGATTTCAAATCTGGACATGGTGATGGCAACATACCATGTCCCTTTGCTTTTTTTCTACAAACCAAATGGTTCCTCTGATTTCTTTAAGCCTCAAGTGCTTAAGGAGGCTTTAAGCAAGACTCTTGTGCCATTCTATCCTATGGCTGGGAGGTTGGGACTTGATGAAAATGGTAGGCTCGAGATATTATGCAACGCAGAGGGTGTTCTGTGGATAGAAGCTGAAACTACATCGGCCATGGATGATCTTGAAGGTTTTACTCCCAGCTCAGAACTGCGGAAACTGGTTCCCACGGTTGATTACTCTGGAGATATCAGTTCTTATCCGCTTGTTATGGCCCAG GTAACTACTTTTAAATGCGGTGGAGTCTGTCTTGGAATCGCAACTCATCACACTTTGACTGATGGGACAACGGCCCTTCATTTCATCAATAGTTGGTCTGAACTGGCAAGAGGCTTGCCCCAAATTAGTATGCCACCACTTATTGACCGAACCCTTCTCCGAGCAAGAGTGCCACCAATCCCTAGATTTCATCATCTCGAATATGACCCACCTCCTTCCTTAAACACTTGTATGTCACTTGGCCTTGATAATCATAAACCCTCCACCGTATCTGTTTTCAAGATCACACAAAATCAACTCAATACCCTAAAAGCCAAGTCATCGGAACATGGAAACAAAACCAATTACAGCACCTACACCATTCTAGCTGCATACATATGGCGCTGTGCAACTAAAGCTCGGGGCCTCTCATATGATCAACCAACCAAGTTATACATGCCAACTAATGGACGCCCCAGACTACATCCTCCCCTCCCATCAAGGTACGTGGGCAATGCAATGTTCACGGCTTCATTAATTGCTCTATCTGAAAATCTCCAATCAGAACCGTTTGTAAATACCCTAGAGCGAGTTCATGGAACATTGAGAAGGATGGACAATGAGTATCTAAGATCAGCTCTTGACTACCTAGAAATACTGCCAGATATAACAGCTGCCAGGAGAGCACCAGACACTTTCCAGTGCCCAAACCTAAATATCATAAATTGGATACGACTGTCTATACACGATGCAGATTTTGGATGGGGTCGACCAATATACATGGGTCCAGCAAACATTGTCCATGAAGGAAAAATATACCTACTACCAAGTCCAACCGATGATGGTAGCTTGTCAGTGGTAGCATGCCTACAGACCGCTCATATGAAACTCTTCGAGAAACATCTATACGAAGGCTTGATGTCATTTGACACAATAAAAGCTCGATATTAG